A single window of Lentimicrobiaceae bacterium DNA harbors:
- a CDS encoding TetR/AcrR family transcriptional regulator encodes MEAKKRIIDAATTLFLENGVRNVSMDDIAQNLGISKRTIYETFSDKEDLLKHVFDNINAIMYEEAIASNLKYHNVLETFLSHIYKQNIKPFYKVRFIEDIKKYYPKTYNEIQCTYDSMYSHIKNFIKLGIEQGVYRDNINIDLIAYIFIDSFYIFSRKRDLVNVDYTEHELYVTMAVNLVRGISTPKGIEIIDNYVQNNFNQE; translated from the coding sequence ATGGAAGCTAAGAAAAGAATAATAGATGCGGCTACAACCCTATTCTTGGAAAATGGGGTTAGAAATGTTTCGATGGACGATATAGCACAAAATTTAGGTATTTCGAAACGAACCATTTACGAAACTTTTTCAGATAAGGAAGATTTACTAAAACATGTTTTCGATAACATTAATGCCATCATGTACGAAGAAGCTATAGCTTCTAACCTCAAGTATCATAATGTTTTAGAAACTTTTTTGAGCCACATATACAAACAAAATATAAAGCCTTTTTATAAAGTGCGTTTCATTGAAGATATAAAAAAGTATTACCCCAAAACCTACAATGAAATTCAGTGTACGTACGATAGCATGTACTCGCATATTAAAAATTTTATCAAATTAGGTATAGAACAAGGTGTGTACAGAGACAATATAAACATAGACCTGATTGCGTACATTTTTATCGATAGCTTTTACATTTTCAGTAGAAAGCGTGACCTTGTGAATGTTGATTACACCGAGCATGAGTTATACGTTACAATGGCTGTTAATTTGGTAAGAGGCATTTCAACTCCAAAGGGAATAGAAATAATTGATAACTACGTACAAAACAACTTTAATCAAGAATAA